A window from Primulina eburnea isolate SZY01 chromosome 2, ASM2296580v1, whole genome shotgun sequence encodes these proteins:
- the LOC140823987 gene encoding uncharacterized protein encodes MGYYSSAFKLLRASFPAADAVSWYCAVVLLGLILLGGTSRETTYSAAATAGGGGMAGNLLRARPCDEIYVVGEGETLHTISDKCSDPFIVERNPHIHDPDDVFPGLVIKITPFPTKS; translated from the coding sequence ATGGGTTATTATTCCTCTGCCTTCAAGCTCCTAAGGGCGTCATTTCCAGCCGCCGATGCCGTATCTTGGTACTGCGCCGTTGTTTTATTAGGCCTCATTCTTCTCGGTGGAACGTCCAGAGAGACTACTTACTCAGCTGCGGCCACGGCGGGAGGTGGCGGTATGGCTGGAAATCTGCTGCGGGCACGGCCTTGCGATGAGATATATGTTGTCGGAGAAGGTGAGACTCTGCACACCATCAGCGACAAGTGCAGCGATCCTTTTATCGTAGAGAGGAATCCTCATATTCATGACCCCGACGATGTCTTCCCAGGCCTTGTAATAAAAATCACTCCCTTTCCTACGAAATCATAA